A genomic window from Microbacterium sp. H1-D42 includes:
- a CDS encoding ABC transporter ATP-binding protein, with product MSGIVAENVRRSFGQVHAVSDATFRAEAGRVTGLVGPNGAGKTTLLLMLASLLAPDAGSIRIGEVDPVVDPAAARRMLGWMPDALGAWPSLTARESIVTTARLHDMSAVDAAGRADELLRIVGLAEHAGSPARVLSRGQKQKLGLARALVHDPQVLLLDEPASGLDPEARVQLRIMLRGLAAQGKTVLISSHVLSELEEVIDDAVFMVAGAVVDPVAARTSRAYRVRLAAPDAVAAVSAALELPVEQVGNDRGDALVSFTGDAGVVEGLRRLVSAGLPVLEFSPAQSALEASFLALQHPTPSTAPAGPAPAASPPPPAAAPPPPAPRADPPAAPQEGAGS from the coding sequence ATGAGTGGAATCGTCGCAGAGAACGTCCGGCGGTCGTTCGGTCAGGTGCACGCCGTGTCGGATGCCACGTTCCGTGCTGAGGCGGGCCGTGTGACGGGCCTCGTCGGTCCCAACGGCGCCGGCAAGACGACGCTGCTGCTGATGCTCGCATCGCTGCTGGCCCCTGACGCCGGCAGCATCCGCATCGGCGAAGTCGACCCCGTCGTCGACCCGGCTGCAGCGCGTCGGATGCTCGGATGGATGCCAGACGCGCTGGGCGCCTGGCCGTCGCTGACGGCACGCGAGAGCATCGTGACGACGGCCCGGCTGCATGACATGTCGGCGGTGGATGCCGCAGGGCGCGCGGATGAGCTGCTGCGCATCGTGGGGCTCGCCGAGCACGCGGGTTCGCCCGCGCGAGTGCTGTCGCGCGGCCAGAAGCAGAAGCTCGGACTCGCGCGTGCGCTGGTGCACGATCCGCAGGTGCTGCTGCTCGATGAGCCGGCATCCGGCCTCGACCCCGAGGCCAGGGTGCAGCTGCGGATCATGCTGCGCGGCCTCGCCGCCCAGGGCAAGACGGTGCTGATCTCGAGTCATGTGCTCTCCGAGCTCGAGGAGGTCATCGACGACGCGGTCTTCATGGTCGCCGGCGCGGTGGTCGATCCCGTCGCGGCGCGCACGTCCCGCGCGTATCGCGTGCGCCTGGCGGCGCCGGATGCTGTCGCCGCGGTGTCAGCAGCGCTGGAGCTGCCGGTCGAGCAGGTTGGGAACGACCGCGGTGACGCGCTGGTGTCGTTCACAGGCGATGCCGGTGTGGTCGAAGGGCTGCGGCGTCTGGTGAGCGCCGGACTCCCTGTGCTCGAGTTCTCGCCGGCGCAGAGCGCGCTTGAGGCGTCGTTCCTCGCCTTGCAGCATCCGACGCCTTCGACAGCGCCGGCAGGACCGGCGCCCGCCGCGAGCCCACCTCCGCCCGCCGCAGCCCCGCCGCCGCCCGCACCGCGCGCCGACCCGCCCGCCGCCCCGCAGGAAGGAGCGGGGTCATGA
- a CDS encoding glycerophosphodiester phosphodiesterase family protein codes for MPRRSPLVIGHRGAPGYRPEHSRSSYELALAMGVDAVEPDIVATKDGVLVLRHENEISGTTDVADHPEFAARRTTKRIDGISLTGWFTEDFTWDELATLRTRERLPKIRRSSATFDDAQPILRLIDLLDLVRQGSIEHGREIGIVLEIKHATYFEQIGLDLVPLIERDLRASGWADGELPLIVEAFESTVLARLKKAGIVASFIYLIEASGKPFDLVTALGRAAPTYAATVSSGGLNGLVGHVDGISVNKRMLLASDSTLVADAHARGLRVFTWTCRPENTFLSPHFRSGGGKGAFGDYESEWGVIARSGVDGVFVDHPDLGVAFFRG; via the coding sequence GTGCCCAGGAGATCTCCGCTCGTGATCGGACACCGCGGCGCCCCCGGTTACCGACCAGAGCACAGTCGGTCCTCGTACGAGCTCGCTCTGGCGATGGGGGTGGATGCTGTCGAGCCCGACATCGTGGCGACGAAGGACGGCGTGCTCGTGCTGCGACACGAGAACGAGATCTCCGGAACCACCGACGTCGCCGACCACCCCGAGTTCGCCGCACGGCGCACCACCAAGAGGATCGATGGGATCTCGCTGACCGGCTGGTTCACCGAGGACTTCACCTGGGACGAGCTGGCCACCCTGCGCACCCGCGAGCGTCTGCCCAAGATCCGCCGGTCGAGCGCGACCTTCGACGACGCACAGCCGATCCTGCGACTGATCGACCTGCTCGACCTGGTGCGCCAGGGGTCGATCGAGCACGGCCGCGAGATCGGCATCGTGCTCGAGATCAAGCACGCCACCTACTTCGAGCAGATCGGCCTCGACCTCGTGCCGCTCATCGAGCGCGACCTGCGTGCGAGCGGCTGGGCCGACGGAGAGCTGCCGCTGATCGTCGAGGCATTCGAGTCGACGGTGCTCGCGCGGTTGAAGAAGGCCGGCATCGTGGCATCCTTCATCTATCTGATCGAGGCGAGCGGCAAGCCGTTCGACCTCGTCACCGCACTGGGACGTGCAGCGCCGACGTACGCGGCGACCGTCTCCTCCGGCGGCTTGAACGGGCTCGTCGGGCATGTGGACGGCATCAGCGTCAACAAGCGGATGCTGTTGGCATCCGACTCCACGCTCGTCGCCGACGCGCACGCGCGCGGCCTTCGGGTCTTCACCTGGACATGCCGTCCGGAGAATACGTTCCTCTCGCCGCACTTCCGCAGCGGCGGCGGCAAGGGCGCGTTCGGCGACTACGAGTCGGAATGGGGCGTGATCGCCCGCAGCGGCGTCGACGGCGTCTTCGTCGACCATCCCGATCTCGGCGTCGCGTTCTTCCGAGGCTGA
- a CDS encoding YccF domain-containing protein gives MRTILNIIWVIFAGWALFLAYVVAGILLCIPIVTIPWAIASFRLANYAFWPFGREVIEKSTSGFGSLLGNIIWVVLAGWWLALTHIVSGVALCITIIGIPMAIADFKMVPISLMPLGKEIVPARNR, from the coding sequence ATGCGCACGATCCTCAACATCATCTGGGTCATCTTCGCCGGCTGGGCACTGTTCCTCGCCTACGTCGTGGCCGGAATCCTGCTGTGCATTCCCATCGTGACGATTCCGTGGGCGATCGCCTCGTTCCGCCTGGCGAACTACGCGTTCTGGCCGTTCGGGCGCGAGGTGATCGAGAAGTCGACGTCCGGATTCGGCTCGCTGCTCGGCAACATCATCTGGGTCGTGCTGGCGGGCTGGTGGCTCGCACTCACGCACATCGTGTCGGGTGTCGCGCTGTGCATCACGATCATCGGCATCCCGATGGCGATCGCCGACTTCAAGATGGTGCCGATCTCGCTGATGCCCCTGGGCAAGGAGATCGTGCCGGCCCGCAACCGCTGA
- a CDS encoding Bax inhibitor-1/YccA family protein: protein MSNFAFNNPAFQEPRNGRGGAPTQYAPPPAPGAQGAAASSAAHAGMDAAANAQLEGMYAAPPAGAIETDRMTIEDTIWKTVGMFAILLVTAVVGWVWTASSFDPTTGNVSLVPWIAGALGGFVLAMVITFTSRKKIRPALIFAYAAFEGLFVGAISAFFETIWPGIVMQASLATFSVVGVTLALFASGKIRASAKMTKIVMIAMFGYLAFSVLNLILMWTNVLPQDLMFGMHSAKIAGIPLGLIIGILVVFMAAYSLVLDFDQIQQGVRNGAPRKYGWLGAFGIMVTVVWLYVEILRMIAILRGNN from the coding sequence ATGAGCAACTTCGCATTCAACAACCCCGCGTTCCAAGAGCCGCGCAACGGCCGCGGTGGGGCGCCGACGCAGTACGCGCCCCCGCCCGCACCTGGCGCGCAGGGCGCCGCCGCTTCGTCGGCCGCGCATGCCGGAATGGATGCTGCCGCCAACGCGCAGCTCGAGGGCATGTACGCCGCGCCGCCCGCCGGTGCCATCGAGACCGACCGGATGACGATCGAGGACACGATCTGGAAGACGGTCGGGATGTTCGCCATCCTGCTCGTCACCGCCGTCGTCGGCTGGGTGTGGACCGCGTCGAGCTTCGACCCGACCACCGGAAACGTCAGCCTCGTGCCGTGGATCGCGGGCGCACTCGGTGGTTTCGTGCTGGCCATGGTCATCACCTTCACCTCGCGCAAGAAGATCCGCCCCGCGCTGATCTTCGCCTACGCGGCGTTCGAGGGCCTGTTCGTCGGCGCCATCTCGGCGTTCTTCGAGACCATCTGGCCCGGCATCGTCATGCAGGCCTCGCTCGCGACCTTCTCGGTCGTCGGCGTCACCCTCGCCCTCTTCGCGAGCGGCAAGATCCGCGCTTCGGCGAAGATGACCAAGATCGTGATGATCGCGATGTTCGGCTACCTCGCGTTCTCGGTGCTGAACCTCATCCTGATGTGGACGAACGTCCTGCCGCAGGACCTCATGTTCGGCATGCACAGCGCGAAGATCGCCGGCATCCCGCTCGGACTGATCATCGGAATCCTCGTCGTCTTCATGGCCGCGTACTCGCTGGTGCTCGACTTCGACCAGATCCAGCAGGGCGTCCGCAACGGCGCTCCGCGCAAGTACGGCTGGCTCGGCGCCTTCGGCATCATGGTCACGGTCGTCTGGCTCTACGTCGAGATCCTGCGCATGATCGCCATTCTGCGCGGCAACAACTGA
- a CDS encoding GlsB/YeaQ/YmgE family stress response membrane protein, translating into MSFLAFILLGLIAGAIAKLILPGKQGGGWIITLLLGILGAMLGGWLGGMLFGADMNEFWSLSSWLLAIGGSIIVLLIYGLIVGRGDRTKA; encoded by the coding sequence ATGAGCTTCCTCGCCTTTATCCTCCTCGGACTCATCGCGGGCGCGATCGCGAAGCTGATCCTGCCCGGCAAGCAGGGCGGCGGGTGGATCATCACCTTGCTGCTCGGCATCCTCGGTGCCATGCTCGGCGGCTGGCTCGGCGGAATGCTGTTCGGCGCTGACATGAACGAGTTCTGGTCACTGTCGTCATGGCTGCTCGCCATCGGCGGATCCATCATCGTGCTGCTGATCTACGGCCTCATCGTCGGCCGCGGAGACCGCACCAAGGCCTGA